In one window of Zingiber officinale cultivar Zhangliang chromosome 11A, Zo_v1.1, whole genome shotgun sequence DNA:
- the LOC122032103 gene encoding zinc finger-containing ubiquitin peptidase 1-like — MLSSCPFCHIILPSSQLEWHANTHFARDELERDMELAMQISLLPQSLEAMDNPTDCLKPVGHLGRYPCNSDFNNDELNSKDGLEQEISLSVSLQSKSTLYNVEGDLMSLLKKCLESENGNSVSIISGYIDHYQTIESEDIGWGCGWRNIQMLSSHLLAERSDARDVMFGHSGFVPDIPSLQRWLEIAWKRGFDFYGSNFFNQKIYGSRKWIGATECATILRSFGLKARIVDFDGVNSRKQQNTGNSKCKMDVNQVYGPMDKFLKGPKHEAGPSSSSKYSEPKIHGPEVLLVWVWKYFNCEFGSRLGSSNSVLVSKKTPLYFQHDGHSRTIVGIQMQKAKSSSARSYSLLILDPAHRTAALKGSLNSNNGWQRMIKRGAHTLKKSQYQLCYVDPGIAAVGEEMEQLKYIDSILVEL, encoded by the exons ATGCTATCCTCTTGCCCTTTTTGTCATATAATCCTTCCTTCGAGTCAGTTGGAATG GCATGCAAACACTCATTTTGCTAGGGATGAACTGGAAAGAGACATGGAATTGGCTATGCAAATTTCTCTGCTACCACAGAGTCTTGAGGCTATG GATAATCCAACAGACTGTTTAAAGCCAGTCGGTCACTTAGGAAGATATCCTTGTAATTCAGACTTCAATAACGATGAGCTGAATTCTAAGGATGGTCTTGAACAAGAAATATCTTTGTCGGTCAGTTTACAAAGTAAAAGTACCTTATACAATGTTGAAGGTGATCTTATGTCCTTGCTTAAGAAGTGCTTGGAATCAGAAAATGGAAACTCAGTAAGTATCATTTCAGGCTATATCGATCACTATCAGACTATTGAGTCTGAAGATATTGGATGGGGCTGTGGGTGGAGAAATATTCAAATGTTAAGTTCTCATTTATTGGCAGAAAGATCAGATGCAAGAGATGTCATGTTTGGTCATTCAGGATTTGTTCCTGATATTCCATCACTTCAGAGGTGGTTAGAAATTGCTTGGAAAAGAGGTTTTGATTTTTATGGGTCTAACTTCTTCAATCAAAAGATATATGGCTCCAGAAAATGGATAGGGGCAACTGAATGTGCTACAATTTTACGTTCTTTTGGACTTAAAGCAAGGATTGTGGATTTTGATGGTGTAAATTCTAGGAAGCAACAAAATACTGGGAATTCTAAATGCAAAATGGATGTAAATCAGGTATATGGACCAATGGATAAGTTTTTGAAAGGCCCAAAACATGAAGCAGGTCCTTCATCTTCTAGTAAATATTCAGAACCGAAAATACATGGTCCTGAAGTCCTTCTTGTTTGGGTGTGGAAGTATTTCAACTGTGAATTTGGCAGTAGATTGGGAAGTTCTAATTCTGTACTCGTCAGTAAGAAAAC GCCCCTGTACTTCCAGCATGATGGACATTCAAGAACCATAGTAGGAATTCAAATGCAGAAAGCAAAATCTTCATCAGCACGCTCTTACTCGTTGTTGATCCTAGATCCTGCCCAT AGAACGGCTGCCCTTAAAGGGTCCCTTAACAGTAACAATGGCTGGCAAAGGATGATCAAAAGAGGAGCCCACACACTTAAAAAATCACAGTATCAG TTGTGTTATGTTGATCCGGGTATCGCTGCTGTTGGAGAGGAGATGGAACAACTGAAGTACATTGACAGCATATTGGTTGAACTATAG